A single window of Aspergillus puulaauensis MK2 DNA, chromosome 5, nearly complete sequence DNA harbors:
- a CDS encoding PITH domain-containing protein (COG:O;~EggNog:ENOG410PNU2;~InterPro:IPR008979,IPR010400,IPR037047;~PFAM:PF06201): protein MSHHHHSHDHGHCHGEGDDGHDHTNDITPALQSLLYSQIQFDSITTLNEATPASGAAIVKKTWVERQNDEPELESDADEQLLMYIPFTGQVNVHSLLIYTAPTPSAPKTVKLFKNRDDLDFSTASELKPTQTIEVPQPIPGTDVFELPLNRAHWNATTSITLFFEDNWSDGEEEVTKVGYIGLKGQFMALNREPVSFLYEAAANPGDHVAIPGVSGVGGRIMPGQ from the exons ATGTCCCATCACCACCATTCTCACGACCACGGCCACTGCCACGGCGAAGGAGACGATGGGCACGACCACACGAATGACATCACCCCCGCCCTCCAATCCCTCCTCTACTCTCAGATCCAGTTTGACTCGATCACTACATTGAATG AAGCGACACCTGCATCCGGAGCTGCCATTGTCAAGAAAACATGGGTGGAGAGGCAGAACGAcgagccggagctggagagtgACGCAGACGAGCAGTTGTTGATGTATATTCC ATTTACTGGCCAAGTCAACGTCCACTCCCTTCTCATCTACACTGCCCCCACACCATCCGCTCCGAAGACGGTGAAACTCTTCAAAAACCGCGACGACCTAGACTTCTCGACTGCCTCGGAACTCAAACCGACTCAGACGATTGAAGTACCACAGCCAATCCCAGGAACTGATGTTTTTGAACTGCCCTTGAACCGCGCGCACTGGAATGCTACCACCTCCATCACTTTGTTCTTCGAAGACAATTGGagtgatggcgaggaagaggtgacAAAAGTTGGGTACATCGGGCTTAAGGGTCAGTTCATGGCCTTGAACCGGGAGCCCGTTAGCTTTCTGTATGAAGCGGCAGCTAACCCTGGTGACCATGTGGCCATCCCTGGTGTCAGCGGTGTTGGTGGCCGGATCATGCCTGGCCAGTGA
- a CDS encoding putative ATP dependent RNA helicase (COG:A;~EggNog:ENOG410PG85;~InterPro:IPR011709,IPR027417,IPR007502,IPR014001, IPR001650;~PFAM:PF04408,PF07717,PF00271;~go_function: GO:0004386 - helicase activity [Evidence IEA]) — protein sequence MASELDVGTSFIPSLYKPPSLLPIARHKESLLYLVETYPVTIVVGQTGSGKTTQLPQYLDQAGWCAEGKTIAVTQPRRVAATTVAARVAEEMRCKLGEDVGYSIRFEDHTSSNTRIKFLTDGMLLREALVDPLLSRYTVIMVDEAHERSLSTDILLGILKKILKRRPELRIVVSSATLQAEDFLRFFAGDDFQQDPDGEIGGSIGRIISLEGRMYPVDTLFLESPAEDYVERSVKTVFDIHQHEGEGDILIFLTGREEIETAIQLISERAATLHPKSKSLLPLPLYAGLTTDQQMYVFEPTPGNTRKVVVSTNIAEASVTINGIVYVIDCGFAKLRAYNPSTGIETLTAVPISKAATVQRAGRAGRTKPGKCFRLYTQQAYEKLPEATVPEIQRSNLAPVVMQLKALGIDNIVRFDFLTSPPADLVIRAFELLYSLGAVDDYAKLTKPLGMRMAELSVDPMMARVLLSAQSFGCLSEILTIAAMVNLQGALWVQHDGDRKSSESTRRKFAVEEGDHLTYLNVYQAFVTRGKKDSKWCRDNLLNYRSLQRAVSVRAQLKRYLERFEIRVDESLPSQYKQLDISKPAEQIQRCLTTGYFAQAARMQPDGTFKTVSGGMTLHAHPSSLMFNRKADWVIFHEIMQTGEKTFIRDITKIEKSYLLEYAPNYYSVQ from the exons ATGGCTTCGGAGTTGGATGTCGGGACGAGTTTTATTCCTTCCCTATACAAGCCGCCATCCTTACTTCCAATCGCAAGACACAAGGAGAGTTTGCTATATCTTGTGGAGACATACCCAGTCACAATTGTCGTTGGGCAGACTGGGAGCGGGAAAACAACACAACTACCTCAATATCTTGACCAAGCAGGATGGTGTGCAGAAGGAAAGACCATTGCCGTGACACAG CCTCGTCGAGTGGCCGCTACCACGGTAGCAGCCAGAGTTGCAGAAGAAATGCGCTGCAAATTAGGCGAGGACGTGGGCTACTCTATTCGCTTTGAAGACCACACGTCCTCTAACACGAGGATAAAGTTCTTAACCGATGGAATGCTACTTAGAGAGGCTCTTGTAGACCCTCTTTTATCGCGGTACACAGTCATTATGGTCGATGAAGCACATGAAAGGTCACTGAGCACTGATATCCTCTTGGGcattcttaaaaaaatactaaagAGACGCCCTGAGCTCCGTATCGTGGTTAGTAGTGCAACTCTGCAGGCGGAAGACTTCCTACGCTTTTTTGCTGGAGACGATTTCCAACAGGATCCGGATGGCGAAATCGGTGGAAGCATTGGAAGAATCATAAGCCTCGAAGGCCGAATGTACCCAGTCGATACCCTGTTCCTCGAATCACCAGCTGAAGATTATGTGGAGCGAAGCGTGAAAACAGTGTTTGATATACACCAAcacgagggcgagggagataTTTTAATCTTTCTTACTGGGCGAGAAGAAATTGAGACTGCAATTCAGTTAATTTCCGAACGCGCTGCTACACTCCATCCTAAGTCAAAGTCTCTGCTACCACTTCCTCTTTACGCGGGTCTCACGACAGATCAGCAGATGTACGTCTTTGAACCGACACCAGGAAACACACGGAAAGTGGTCGTGTCGACGAATATTGCCGAAGCTTCCGTTACCATAAACGGGATCGTCTACGTTATAGACTGCGGATTCGCAAAACTGAGGGCATACAACCCTAGCACGGGCATTGAAACGCTGACGGCAGTACCAATATCAAAGGCTGCAACTGTCCAACGCGCTGGTCGAGCTGGAAGAACAAAACCTGGAAAATGCTTCCGTCTCTATACACAACAGGCATACGAAAAATTGCCCGAGGCTACCGTACCAGAAATTCAACGATCCAACCTCGCCCCTGTGGTCATGCAGCTAAAGGCCCTAGGAATAGATAACATAGTCCGGTTCGACTTTCTGACCTCGCCTCCTGCGGACCTTGTGATACGTGCATTTGAACTTCTATATTCATTGGGAGCTGTTGATGACTATGCCAAGCTTACAAAACCTTTGGGGATGCGAATGGCGGAACTTTCTGTCGACCCAATGATGGCAAGAGTTCTTCTTTCGGCGCAATCCTTTGGGTGTTTAAGCGAGATTCTAACTATTGCCGCCATGGTCAATCTCCAGGGCGCATTGTGGGTTCAACACGATGGGGATCGGAAGTCTTCTGAGAGCACCCGCAGAAAGTtcgccgtcgaagaaggtGACCATCTAACTTATCTTAATGTTTACCAGGCATTCGTCACAAGGGGGAAGAAAGATTCCAAGTGGTGTCGAGATAACCTCCTGAACTATCGATCGCTGCAGCGAGCTGTCAGCGTCAGAGCCCAGCTCAAGCGATATCTTGAACGCTTTGAAATACGAGTTGACGAGAGTCTCCCGTCCCAATATAAACAGCTTGATATTTCAAAGCCTGCTGAGCAGATACAACGATGTCTCACAACGGGGTATTTCGCCCAGGCCGCGAGGATGCAGCCAGATGGCACATTCAAAACAGTCAGTGGGGGCATGACCCTCCACGCCCACCCCAGCTCCCTGATGTTT AATCGGAAGGCGGACTGGGTCATCTTCCATGAAATAATGCAGACAGGAGAGAAGACGTTCATCCGGGACATTACCAAGATTGAAAAGAGCTATCTTCTTGAATACGCTCCCAATTATTACAGTGTTCAGTGA